In Fusarium oxysporum f. sp. lycopersici 4287 chromosome 2, whole genome shotgun sequence, a genomic segment contains:
- a CDS encoding 40S ribosomal protein S27, translating into MVLAVDLLNPSPAAEAKKHKLKTLVPAPRSFFMDVKCPGCFTITTVFSHAQTVVICQGCTTVLCQPTGGKARLTEGCSFRRK; encoded by the exons ATG GTTCTCGCCGTTGATCTTCTGAACCCTTCCCCGGCcgccgaggccaagaagcacaagctcaag ACCCTCGTGCCCGCCCCTCGATCCTTCTTCATGGACGTCAAGTGCCCCGGAtgcttcaccatcaccaccgtCTTCTCTCACGCCCAGACCGTCGTCATCTGCCAGGGATGCACTACTGTCCTCTGCCAGCCTACCGGTGGTAAGGCTCGATTGACCGAGGGCTGCTCTTTCCGACGGAAGTAA
- a CDS encoding aspartyl-tRNA(Asn)/glutamyl-tRNA (Gln) amidotransferase subunit A, translated as MSVSRVRQSAYKSASSHIKSCPRLYARPVTQWRSHSNYNHFVGRTKLASTDPNADFLPFMCKEVKPFTLAIKDNIATSEFPTQCASTILSSHSSPFEATVVRQLRKRGATVVGKTNMDEFGMGSHSTNSVNGAVRNPLAKNDEVSAGGSSGGSAVAVRLGDADIALGTDTGGSIRLPAAYTGIVGYKPSYGMISRFGVVPYANSLDTVGFLSKDVKPIQNLIFETGMHNEHDSGDPTSLPAASRKRCASTIPSTLPELSRLNIGIPLEYNIDELDPSIRAAWVSAASSLEAQGATLVPISLPSTKEALCAYYVLAPAEASSNLAKYDGVRYGKRGEGSDAVGETLYSDTRGEGFGEEVKRRILLGTYSLSSEAIDNYFIQAQKVRRMVQKDFDRVFRLDNPLYEPAQFDLSDMAEATGMEDKTGPVQVDFILSPTAPTFPPRLEDLKQQSSVDVYMNDVFTVPASLAGLPAVSVPAKVEGGQFPAGLQVIGQYWDDQRVLQLAEKLKSLAA; from the exons ATGAGCGTGTCTCGTGTGCGGCAATCAGCCTATAAATCAGCCTCATCTCACATCAAGTCTTGCCCGAGACTTTATGCACGACCTGTAACACAATGGCGTTCTCATAGTAACTACAACCACTTTGTTGGTCGCA CCAAGCTTGCCTCCACAGACCCAAATGCTGATTTCCTTCCTTTTATGTGCAAGGAAGTGAAGCCTTTCACTCTGGCTATCAAGGATAATATCGCAACCTCTGAGTTCCCAACACAATGCGCCTCAACCAttctctcttctcactcCTCACCCTTCGAAGCTACTGTGGTTCGTCAACTGCGCAAACGCGGAGCAACGGTGGTTGGAAAGACCAACATGGATGAATTCGGTATGGGCTCTCATTCGACAAACTCAGTGAATGGCGCAGTGAGGAATCCCCTGGCCAAGAATGACGAAGTGTCAGCCGGCGGAAGCTCAGGTGGAAGCGCCGTTGCAGTACGACTGGGAGATGCCGATATTGCCCTAGGAACAGATACAGGAGGTTCAATTCGACTACCTGCGGCATATACTGGAATAGTTGGCTACAAGCCTAGTTATGGCATGATTTCTCGGTTTGGCGTGGTTCCATATGCAAACTCTCTGGATACAGTCGGCTTCTTGTCCAAGGATGTCAAGCCGATACAAAACCTCATCTTCGAGACTGGCATGCACAACGAACATGACTCTGGGGATCCAACATCACTACCTGCCGCATCTCGAAAACGATGTGCTTCAACAATACCATCCACTCTTCCCGAACTATCAAGACTAAATATCGGCATTCCTCTCGAATACAATATTGACGAGCTTGACCCTTCTATCCGCGCCGCTTGGGTTTCTGCTGCCTCTTCTCTGGAGGCTCAAGGCGCGACTCTAGTTCCTATCTCTCTACCCTCCACAAAAGAAGCCCTGTGTGCTTACTATGTCCTTGCTCCTGCGGAGGCCTCGTCGAATCTTGCCAAGTACGACGGTGTTCGCTACGGAAAGCGTGGTGAAGGTAGTGATGCAGTGGGCGAGACTCTCTACTCTGATACCCGTGGTGAGGGCTTTGGTGAAGAGGTCAAGCGACGAATTCTCCTTGGCACGTACAGTCTCAGTTCTGAGGCAATAGACAACTACTTCATTCAAGCCCAAAAGGTCCGACGGATGGTCCAGAAGGATTTTGATCGAGTATTCCGGCTTGATAACCCCCTTTATGAGCCCGCGCAGTTTGACTTGAGTGACATGGCCGAGGCCACCGGCATGGAGGACAAGACTGGCCCTGTTCAAGTGGACTTCATCCTCTCTCCTACAGCGCCAACATTCCCTCCAAGACTGGAAGACCTCAAGCAGCAGAGCAGTGTAGACGTTTACATGAACGATGTCTTTACGGTTccagcaagtttggcagGCTTACCAGCTGTGAGTGTCCCAGCTAAAGTGGAGGGAGGTCAGTTCCCAGCAGGATTGCAGGTCATCGGACAATACTGGGACGACCAGAGGGTGCTTCAACTGGCAGAAAAGTTAAAATCCCTGGCGGCATGA
- a CDS encoding hypothetical protein (At least one base has a quality score < 10) gives MARLLLSSGQVQVIASGFVVVICTFALFISGYIIQQRTLTQLRSAIKPRQETRPSPKVYLPEKFQVRTKELEDGRVIDIDTEADIEVRRQRLLVEIKETKPNVDVEGNAALERNIEIIKQLQAKVVDKMSTPEGHVEAPVKNHKPVSKAKRRKMIKQELQKSAQAEDGLYYQRRMW, from the exons ATGGCCAGATTGCTTCTTTCATCCGGTCAAGTGCAGGTCATCGCATCGGGCTTCGTCG TGGTTATTTGTACATTTGCGCTCTTTATTAGTGGCTACATAATCCAGCAAAGAACGCTCACTCAACTCCGCTCAGCGATCAAGCCACGACAAGAGACACGCCCGTCGCCAAAAGTCTATCTCCCCGAGAAGTTCCAAGTACGGACGAAAGAGCTAGAGGATGGTCGGGTTATCGACATAGATACAGAAGCAGATATTGAAGTGCGAAGGCAGCGGCTCTTAgttgagatcaaggagacgAAACCTAATGTCGATGTTGAGGGCAATGCTGCACTGGAGAGAAATATCGAGATTATAAAACAGCTACAGGCCAAAGTGGTGGACAAGATGTCAACACCTGAAGGACATGTCGAAGCACCAGTCAAGAACCACAAGCCTGTGAGCAAggcaaagaggaggaagatgatcaAGCAAGAACTTCAGAAGTCAGCCCAGGCTGAAGATGGGCTTTACTACCAACGCAGGATGTGGTGA
- a CDS encoding cytochrome c oxidase assembly protein COX16, mitochondrial yields MPAFQSKKFRSAADMNSIGMRYRTLMNKHPFLMFGLPFMAVIVAGSFVLTPATAVRYERYDRKVRQMTKDEELNVRRSARKVDMKEEYYRLAGKDLDDWEQKRVKRLPGENDGVL; encoded by the exons ATGCCGGCGTTTCAGAGCAAAAAGTTCCGGTCCGCGGCCGACATGAACAGCATCGGCATGCGGTACCGCACTCTCATGAACAAGCATCCCTTCCTCATGTTTGGCCTGCCCTTCATGGCCGTCATTGTCGCTGGTTCCTTCGTCCTCACCCCAGCCACTGCTGTCCGCTACGAACGCTACGACCGCAAGGTGCGCCAGATGACCAAGGACGAGGAACTCAATGTGCGCCGGTCTGCAAGGAAGGTGGACATGAAGGAGGAGTACTAC AGACTTGCTGGCAAGGACCTTGACGATTGGGAACAGAAGCGTGTGAAGAGACTTCCTGGTGAGAATGATGGCGTGTTGTAA